The nucleotide window GTCGTTATCAGCATCATGGCAACCACTCGTTGGGGTTAGTTGATAAAAGCCTTTCGAAAGAAAAGGCTCAGATGGCCTTGACCCTTCTCGCGACCTTGGGCCTGGGCTTGTAGAGTATCTTACTGCCACAGTAAGGACAGCGGACCTCTCTGGTTGTCGC belongs to Thermococcus sp. and includes:
- a CDS encoding DNA-directed RNA polymerase subunit P — its product is MVRAIYRCAKCGREVELDLATTREVRCPYCGSKILYKPRPKVARRVKAI